In a single window of the Garciella nitratireducens DSM 15102 genome:
- the queG gene encoding tRNA epoxyqueuosine(34) reductase QueG gives MENVKEKIIEISKKIHIDCIGFTSVKPFKERKHILKEREQKGYLSGFEEEDIQKRIYPQKIFSKAQSIISIGLCYYQELETPKQKELYGNISRSSWGKDYHQVLQKKMKELIDCIEKEVTKIEYKTFVDTGPLIDREVAYRSGIGAFGKNNFIIHPKFGSWIFIGNILTNLKIQENTPIEEDICGECDLCIQACPTGALEGAYQFNAQKCVSYLTQKKDLLTEKERRSIGTNIYGCDICQLVCPKNKKVSNTCHQSFRTDGYLAFPQIKTLLNMTNKEFQEIFKPIAAGWRGKKILQRNAIIVLGNSKDSRAIPILKECLQDVRWDIRLYAIWSLSQFKKEGRKIIENFASIEKDARVKKEIQKVL, from the coding sequence ATGGAGAATGTAAAAGAAAAAATCATTGAAATTTCCAAGAAAATTCATATAGATTGTATTGGATTTACATCCGTAAAACCTTTCAAAGAAAGAAAACATATATTAAAGGAAAGAGAACAAAAAGGGTATTTATCTGGTTTTGAAGAAGAAGATATTCAAAAAAGAATTTATCCTCAAAAAATATTTTCTAAAGCCCAATCTATTATTTCTATAGGACTTTGTTACTATCAGGAATTAGAGACGCCTAAGCAGAAAGAACTTTATGGGAACATAAGTAGAAGTTCTTGGGGAAAAGATTATCATCAAGTGTTACAAAAAAAAATGAAGGAATTGATAGATTGTATAGAAAAAGAAGTAACAAAGATAGAATACAAAACTTTTGTAGATACTGGTCCTTTAATAGACAGAGAAGTAGCTTATCGATCGGGAATAGGTGCTTTTGGAAAAAATAATTTTATCATTCATCCAAAATTTGGTTCCTGGATTTTTATTGGGAATATTCTTACAAATTTGAAAATACAAGAGAATACTCCTATAGAAGAAGATATTTGTGGGGAGTGCGATTTATGTATCCAGGCATGTCCTACAGGAGCATTAGAAGGAGCTTATCAATTTAATGCGCAAAAATGTGTCTCTTACTTAACGCAGAAGAAGGATTTATTAACAGAAAAAGAAAGAAGAAGTATAGGAACCAATATTTATGGCTGTGATATTTGTCAATTGGTGTGTCCCAAAAATAAGAAGGTCTCCAATACTTGTCATCAAAGTTTTCGAACGGATGGTTATTTAGCTTTTCCTCAGATAAAAACATTATTAAATATGACAAACAAAGAGTTTCAAGAGATTTTTAAGCCTATTGCAGCAGGCTGGAGGGGGAAAAAAATTTTACAAAGAAATGCAATTATTGTATTAGGAAATAGTAAGGATTCTAGAGCGATTCCTATTTTAAAAGAGTGTCTTCAAGATGTCAGATGGGATATAAGACTTTACGCCATTTGGTCTTTAAGTCAGTTTAAGAAAGAAGGAAGAAAGATTATTGAAAACTTTGCTTCGATAGAAAAAGATGCAAGGGTAAAAAAAGAGATCCAAAAAGTACTCTAA